The sequence ATCACGGGCCAGATCGAGGCGAACCTCGCGGCCGGTGTCGTTGCGAGCGACGCGGCTGGCGGCAGTATCGAAGACCACGATCCGCGTCCGGCATATCTCGACGATCTGAAAGCGAAGGTCCGATTTGACACGGTCGCGGCCGCTAATGGCAGATACGCATACGATGCGATCTACGGGACGGGCCGAGGATATCTTGACAAGGCACTTCGCGACCATGGAATTGATGTCGAGACGATCCACGACTGGAGCGACGTAACATTCGGCGGCCGGGCGCCCGAGCCGGGCGAGGAACACCTCGACGAATTGAGAGCGGCCGTCACCGAGAAGGGTTTAACGCTTGGGCTCGCGACCGATGGCGACGGCGACCGGTTTGGCGTTATCGATTCAAACGGCGCGTTCATCACGCCGAACCAGTTGATCGCCCTATTGACAGATTATTTGGTCGAAAGCCGCGGGTGGACGCTTGGCGTGGCCCGCAGCGTCGCGACGACGCACATGGTCGATCGCGTTGCAAATGCAAGAGGCATAAGGCTTTACGAAACGCCTGTTGGATTCAAGTTCATAGGCGAATTGATAAATAAGGACGAGATCGTGCTCGGCGGCGAGGAATCCGCAGGGCTATCGATCCGAGGCCATTACCCCGAGAAGGACGGCATTCTGGCCTGCCTTCTGGCCGCCGAAGCGGTGGCCGCCCGTGGGGCAAGTTTGACAGAGCAGCTTGACGAACTTTACGCAAAGGTCGGCAAGCTCGAATCGGGACGGATCGGCGTAAAGCTCACGCCCGAGGTCGCCGGCAAGCTGAAAGAAAAGCTCGCCGAGGAGCCCACCGAGATCGGTGGGCGGCGAATTGAAAAGATCAACCGCATCGACGGCGTAAAGTTCCTTTTTGCGAACGACGCCTGGATGCTGATGAGGCCCTCGGGGACCGAACCGCTGGTTAGGATCTACGCCGAGAGCGAGACCAAGGACGATCTGGAGGATCTGCTTGAGCAAGGCCGCAAATATTTACTGGGATAGCGGGAATGGCACATCGGCCGGACGCACCCGAACACGCCGTCGAACGGCGGCCAAGGTGCGAGAGCGTCGGGCGGCCCCGTTCTGGATATCGTTCACGATAGTCACGTCGATCTTTGTAATGTTAACGGTCTCGATAAACTATCGGGCATTGACCGAGGCCCGGGATGAGGCCGACAAGAACGAACGCCTCGGCGTTCAATTGCAGAGCCTGAAGGACGAGAACCTGGCCCTGCAGGACGAGATACACACGCTGAGGACCGATCCCCGCGTCATCGAACGCGAAGCAAAGCGCATCGGGATCGCCCTTGAGCACGATACGAAAGTTCCCGTGCCGACGGTTCGATAATGCGGAGAAGTCGAATCGAACGGCACACACCCTGCCCTTTGAAAATCCGCCTTTTGCCTACACCTCCGCAAGGCCTACAGTAAAGCCTTTCTGGTAGTATCGCGGCCGCCGGTTTCCCGAACCGACGGCCGCTCTTCTTTTGCCCCGAATGCGGTTTTTTGGGGTGAACAAATTGTGTTATTGAAAATGTGGCACGTGCCACATTTCTGAGTGTGACACGTGCCACAATTCCACGACTAGCCCCGAATTTACTGCCTTCTGTCGCGAGCTTTCCGCCCTATGCCCGAAACCTTCGCGGGAAATCGTAATATCGACCGGTGATGTTCTTGACCCCGCTCTGAAGAACGGGGGCAATTGATTAACTCGCGGCCTTATTCAATTGGAGGGTCGCATTACGATACGCCGGCTGTTAAAGAAACGAAAGACCCTTTCGGGTTTCTCATTACACCACGCGCGAGCATCATCGCCTAGCAGAATATCGGTGCGAGGGCCAACGACTTCACGAGTATCTGGACTTATCTGCACTAGCTCGTTATGCGTAAGCTCTTTAACGATTTTCCAGATGTCCTCAACAAACACCTTCATTCTTACATCGGATGGATCGAAACCTACTCCTAGCGAGCCCGAGAGCATTTCTTCTCCCGTACCTGTCGACCGAATCAACTGAAGAACCATCCCCGATTGAGGGCCGTGAAACGTCCCGTCTCTGCGAGGCAAGCTCGGAAGGATCGGGAACATCTCTCTATTCCAGATCAGGACAAATCTTGAGTCACATTCTGCGATAGACGCTTTAGCCGCCGGAGTTGGCGACGGCCAGTAGACGTCATCTATGAATGCGACGTCGGGATAAATGGCACGGATCTTTTCAGACAAGACCCTTTCATCATCACGAGTAAACAGGATCTCAAGTGATTTTTTCATTTATTGCAGGGCGCACATTTTTGCTTGGGTATCATCACGAGCGGTGAGCCGCCACTATTATCAAACAAGCGATCTCCCCCGTCGGCTTCTCGCCTCGTAGGGAACCCGCTTTTGTTCGAATCGTAGGTATTAAACCTTATTCGCGATCCATCGGGCCCTTCAAACGTCAAGTCTGGGTAGGAACCGCCCTTTCTCCCACCATTTATGTTCGGGATATACTCCTCTGGAATGTCGGCACCGGTGACTCGGTCACGTCCTCCACCAACCTGCCGGTAGCTAGGGTTGGCGTCAAGGAATTGGTCCCTAACAGCATCAAGTTGGTCACGAGTCGCGGGGGACCCCCTTCTGCCATACCTCTTAACACCCTTACCAACAGCACCGTAACCGCCCCCAGGTGCAACGGCCCCAAGGACAAGTCCGCCGCCCCCGATACCTACGTCAAACCAGTCGGCATTCGGATCCACGAGCGTAGAGCCGAAATCGTAGATATCGTACCCCGTCGCGCATACCTCAAAGACAAGGTAAACGACTGGCAGCACCGCTAGCTGCCCGCTGGGATCGGTGTATTGTAGCGGGTCGTTCCAAACGTACCCGTATAGATTGACATCACCCGCGGCAAGCCCAATCGGATCTTCTGAGATGAAGCGCCCGATGGCTGGGTCGTAGAATCTCGCCCTCGAAAACTGCATCTTGGCAGCCGAGTCGAACTCCCGTCCGGTGAATTGATAACGAGACGCAAAGCTTGTATTCGTTGGGTTGCCAAACGAATCGTAACCCGTTGATGCCGTCAGCAAGCCCGACGAGTTTGCAAGGCCGTTTGTCGAGCCGAGGTGATCAGCCAGGAAGTAGCTCGGTGTCGAGCCGGTGGTTGCGCGGAGTTTGTTATCGATGCCTTCGCCGTTGACGTATTTCGTTAACGTTCCGAAGTTGTCATCAACAAGCACGTCCTGGCCGTCGTGGGTGAATTTTGTATTTTCGGCATTGGCGACGGTGTAACGCTGCACTCGGCGGCCAAGCGCGTCATAGCGGTAGCGGACTTTCGTTCGGCGAGCGGCGGCTTCGGTGAGGCGGTTGTCGTGGTCCCAGGTGTATTGCCACAGATTCGAACCCTCCGCCTTGCGCGTCATGTTCCCGTTCGCGTCGTAGCTGTACGCGAGCGTCTGGCTCGCCGTTGTCGCGGATATCAGCTGATTGAACTGCCCCACTTGATAGCCGTAACTCGATGCCAGATGCGAACTCGTCCGGTTGCCGACATCGTCATACGTATAACTTTCCCCACTGCCGCCATTCGACACACTGGTCAGGCGGTTCACGTTGTCGTAGCCGAATATCCTCGTTAACGAGGGCTCAGTGATCTGGCTGATCTGGTTTGCCGCGTTGTATTGGTACTGCCGGTCGAAGAGCGTTGCAGAGGCGTTAACGTCTTTCAGCCGCTTGAGACGGCTCATGTCGTCGTATTCGTAGGTGGTTGTGACGCCATTCGGGTAAACCCGCGAGGTCATCCTGTCGGCGTTGTCATACCCGAATGTTATCGTCGTGCTGTCGGACGCGTTGACGATATTCGCCAGCCGCTCGGCGTTATCATAGTTGTATGTAGCGTAAAGTGCGCCGTCGAGCTTTAGCCGCTTTTGATTAACCGTCGATGTGCGCTCGTATTCGTAGGCGACGACGCGATTGAAAACGTCCGTTGTCGACGTAACGCGGTTGCGGTTGTCATAGACAAATGAGACGGTGCCGCTTCCGTTGATAGCCGAGATAAGGCGCGAGATGTCGTCGTAGTTGTACGTCGCTTCCTGAACGGGCGTGCCGGGCGTTACCGGATCGCCGTACTTGATCTTCTTTAGCCGGTTGAGGTTGTCGTATTCGTAGTGCGTGACACGGCCTGCGTAATCCGTTCGCTTCTGGCGGTTTCCGACCGCGTCGTATTCGAATGACATCGTCGCGCCTGCACGCGTTTGCGACAGCATCCGGTCAAGCGGATCGTAGGTGAAGGTGTAAACCTGATTCAGAGCGTCCTTTACCTCGATGTTCTGAAGGCGCGCGTTGTACTTGAGTTCCGTGCTCTCAAGCTCGGCGTTCGTAATGGTTATTTTGCGGTTCGTATCGTCGTACGTGTAGACGGTATCGCGATTCGCCGTGTCGGTAACCTTTTTGATACGCCCGACTTTGTCGTATTCAAACTTTTCCTTTAGACGTGGAGCGCCTACGGTCGGAGCCGGATATTCAACCTCTTTCAGCCGGTCGAAGTCGTCAGGGCTGTAGTTCGTGATATTACCCAGGCCGTCCTTTGACGAGGTCATGAACGACATCGAGTTGTAGCCGAACTCTCGCGTGTGCCCGAGCGGATCGGTGATCTTCTTTAAACGATATTGAGGGTCAAACTCGTAGTTCGTGATCTTGCCGCGTTCGTCTGTGATCGATTCCAGCAGCCGGCGGATGTCATACTTGTAAGTGACCTTATCCAGATTCGGATAGATCATCTCGACCTTTCGCTGCGCGTCGTCAAGGTAGTTGTAATCGGTTACGTGGCCGAGCGGATTAGTTATCGTATTGGTCCTTCCGCGAGCGTCGTACGTGAAGTTCGTCTTCTTGCCGTAAGGATCCTCGATCTCCTCGAGCAGCCCCGAATTTGCGAACCACTTGAACTTAGTAATATTGTTCCGCGCGTCCTTGATCTGCGTCGGCAGCCCCCTGTTATTAGTTGTGGGATAATCGAGAGTCGTGACGTTATTCAACGGGTCTTTCGTCGTCAAAAGATTTCCGTTGGCGTCGTAGGTGTTTGTGGTAACGCCGTTCATGCGGTCTGTGTGGGTTAGAGGCTGCCGAAATGCATTGTAAGTGAATGTTTCCGTCCCGAGAGAGGTCTGCCCGATCTTTTCCTCGAGGCTCAACAGATTTCGGCTAATGTCATAAGTATACAGAGTCTCGCGAGACAGTGCATCAACTTTTTTAACAAGGTTTAACTCCGCATCGTAGAAGTATTCCGTCGCCTCGGTTCCACCGCCCCCGCATCCGCAAAGGCCTTCGATCTTCTTCACAACATTGCGAGCTGCCGTTCGGTCGAAATGATATTTGGTTATGCGCCCTAGTCCGTCCGTGACGCTTGTAAAGGCACTGTTTGAGTAATCAAGCGTGTATTTTTCGTGAGTGCCATGAACCTCAGAGGTCGTTGCGCGACCCTGCGAATCATACAGGTGAGTTTCCAGAATGTTGTTCGAGGCGTCATTTACCGTTTTAAGAAGAGTCTTACCGGGCGCGGACGTTGAGTCGTACTCGAATTCGAATTTTGAGCCGTCCTGATAAGTAACGGTCTGTAGAAGGTTGGTTGCTGGGTAATATGCATATGTGGCGATGGTGCCAAGAGAATCAGATATTTGGGAGACCAGCCCATTACTGATCGTGATTGTGAGCGTCCTTCCGAACGAATCAGCAACTCCGGTCAGAATACCGTTTCGGTCGTAATTTAACGTGGTCTGATTCCCGTTTCGGTCCTTTTCCCACAAGAGCTTTCCGTTTGTTCCGAACTTCTTTGATCTTCCATCTGGGAAGGTTAGCGTGTAAGTTCCGTCGCCGTTCGCAATGAACGATCCTGGAAATCCGGGTGTGATTCCCGAAAACGGATCGCTAAGCCCGACGCGCGCGAAATAGATAGCTCGTCCGTCAGCAGCGGCCAGACGAAGGTTTCTCGCATCGATCACCGTCAAGCTAACGTCATATTTGGTCGACCAGCCTAAGCCGAACATTCCGCCAAATTGAACGAGGCTGTTATAGCTTCGATTGATAGCGATTTCCTCACCGATACCCGGGAGCCGGAAATCGGTTTGCTCGAGAAACATGTTGCCGTTGATAACATTTACAGGTTTCCCTACTTGCGACGGTGCGACGGTCAGGTCGCAGATGCCGTAATCCTGATCGGCCGAGAGCCTGACCCCTTTGATCGGCGTGTAGCGTATGCCATCATCGCCGCCTGGGTCGATCTGTGCATAAAAGAAGTAGGTTTGATTGGGAACCAAAGGGACTTCCACCGGCGGGGGTAGACTGCCATTGTACCAGGTTGAATGATAATCGAAGGAAACTCCGTTGTTGGATGACCAATAGAGGGTGCTATTAACATCAGCGACAGCGCCAGTCTGTACATAAACCGAGTTTCCGGGGCCAGGATAGACCTTTATCCACGGTTGCCCAATATCCAAAGTCGTTGCCGAGGCAGTGACCCAGCCCGACGATACCCCACAGCCGTTCCAGTTTCGCGTTCTGAATGTGGCAGTGTAATTATGACCGTAATTACCGTAAGTGCGAGTGCCGTCCTGATACATCCACGCCTCGTCGTACCATGTCCCATTTACCAATTGCTGCAGTTCTGCCGCCAGAACACCGCCGAATGTAAGCGTCACTTTCCGATGGCCAGGCCCCGCGGCGGCAGAAAATGTTGGAGTTCCCGGCGGTGAGCACTGTGCGACCAATGACGAGGTTGCGAGAAAAAGAGCGAAAAGAAGGCTGAAAACACAAGCAACAATACGCATGAAGGCGCGAGTAGGGAACATGATTTTCTCCTTTCGTGGGAAAAACGCCGATTGCGAAAAACGGTGCGGGCGTTTTCCAACAACAGCCTTGGATTAAGCGTGATCCAATGACTTGTTTCTGTGTGAGGAGATACTAGGGCCGATGATGAGCAGTTGTCAAGTTGAATTCACCGTCATTTGCATTTTTGTGTCAATTCGTTACAATCTAGCCTTTCTGTGTCGTAATGACGCATTTCGCGGGCGATACACAGAATTCGGCTGGTGCAATAAACGCAACGGATGCAACAGATACGGGTGACGCGGCGGATGCGATCGACGACGCGTTTTATGGCACGGGCATTGCTATTGTTTTACCGAGTGTTTCTGCGCCGCTGGACGGCCTTTGCCTGAGACTATATTGGAGATCTAAGATGAGACCGATCAAACATTTTGAGAAAGGACTGAGCTACGTCGCCGGAGCGGCGTTCAACGCGATCAGAAGCGTAAACAAATTCAAACCGAATCCGAGCTTCACCCCGAAATGGGCCGACAAGCCGATACTGAAATCGTGGGAAAAGACCAAGCCGACGCTTGGATTTCCGCGAACGACTGATTCGCTTTGTCCGCAGTGCGTGATCGAGGCACGCGAAGAGATCATCAGCGGCAAGCGCGATGTATCGACGCTCGTCAATGAAAAGGTCGGCGAGATACCGGCTCAGATCATCGAACGCGACGGCCAGGTCTGGATGATCAAAGAGTGCCCGCAGCACGGCAAGGTCGAAGACATGATGGCCGTGGACAGCAAGTTTCTGCAGCACATCGAAAGCCTCTTTCCCGGACGCGATATGGACGCCCACAACGACGAGGGCCTGCACGATCACGGTTCGTCGTCGGTCAAGTACGGCCGCGGCGCGGTGCTGACCGTTGACCTGACGAATCGCTGCAACATGATGTGCGACCCGTGCTTTATGGATGCGAATCAGGTCGGTTTCGTCCACGAGCTGTCGATGGAGGACGTCACCGAGATCCTCGACAATGCGATCCAGATCAAGCCGCGTCGCCAGATGTCGGTGCAATACTCGGGCGGCGAGCCGACGCTCAGCCCGCACTTTCTCGATTCGATACGATACGCGCGAAAGGTCGGCTACAATTCGGTCCAGGCCGCAACGAACGGCATCGAGTTCGCAAAATCCAAAGAGTTTTGTCGCGAGGCGGCTGAGGCCGGCCTTCGCTTCGTCTATCTCCAGTTTGACGGTATCGGCAACGACGCCAACTCGCACCGCCAGATCGGCAACCTGTTTGACGTCAAATTGCGTGCGATCAACAACCTGCACGAGGCCGGCGTTGACATCATTCTCGTGACCACGCTGGTCAACGGCATCAATAACGACCAGGTCGGCTCGATCATCCGGTTCGCGATGGAGAATCCCAAGAAGATATCGTTCATCGCATTCCAGCCCGTGTCATTCACCGGCCGCGACGAACACATCACCGAGCAGCGCCGGCTGCAGCAGCGTTATACGCTGTCGCACATGGCACACGACGTTAAGAAGCAGGTCGGCATCACCGAGCCGACGAGGGATTGGTTCCCGCTTAGCTTGATGGGGGCCTTCGCTGACTTTGCGGACGTGGTCCACGGGCCCGACACTGATTTTGGCCAGGTCTCGTGCGGCTGCCACCCGAACTGCGGCGTCGGCACGGCCGTGATGATCAACAAGGAAACGAACGAGATGGCCCCTGTCCCGCAGTTCCTTAACATTCAGAGCCTCGTCAAGGACATGCAGCACATCAGCGACACCAACCGCGGAAAATGGTTCTCGAACATCATGATGGGCCTTGCCCTGCTCAAGAACTACGATCCGTACGGTTCGCCTTCGACGTTTACGCTCGGCGCCATGTGGAAGAAATTCGACAAGTCGTTCGGCCTCTCAGGCAAGGATTACGGTAAGGTTGACGGCAGCCGCACGATGGCCGACATCGAAAAGCGTCGTCAGGACCCGTGGAACTTCCTGTTTATCGCGGGAATGTGGTTCCAGGACCTCTTTAATTACGATTTCCGCCGCACCGAGATGTGCATCATCCCTTACGGCACGCAGGAGGGCGAGATCTCGTTCTGTGCCTACAACACCGGCATCGGCTGGCGTAACATTATCGAGCACATGCACCAGAACGCGACCGTTGCCGAATGGTACAAAGAGCACGGCCGCCACGAGGTGTTTGCCCGAGGCAAAGAGGTCGAGCTGGCGTCGCAGGAGCACAGCCTCAAGCTCAACGCCGTCGACCTGACCCGGCCCAACAAGCCCGAAATGGAAGGCCCCAAGACCGCCGCCGAAGAGATGCAAATGATGCGCAAACTCTACAACCAAATGGTCCTCGAAAAGAACCAGATCAAAGGCGAAAACCTCGTCCAGATCGGCGGGATGAAGAAAAAGAACAAAGAAAAAGAACTGGCAATTGCAGAGTAGCCGTCAGCTCTCAGCGATCAGAAAAGCCTCGTCGGAAGCGGCGAGGCTTTCGTGTTAATATTGGGGTGAGGCTTTATGGCTACAAATGAGATCGACATTATCAAAGCTCGTTCGCAAGAATTGCCGCAAAAACAGAAGGTCGAGTTGATCGAGT is a genomic window of Chloracidobacterium sp. containing:
- a CDS encoding phosphoglucomutase/phosphomannomutase family protein, whose product is MTIRFGTSGWRATIADEFTFQNVRRVTEAICGYLKTEGAAGGTKLIVGHDSRFMGEQFADVASEIASQKGFTVLRCTGPTPTPTISHAIRANGAAGGINFTASHNPPEYQGIKFSTADGAPALPDITGQIEANLAAGVVASDAAGGSIEDHDPRPAYLDDLKAKVRFDTVAAANGRYAYDAIYGTGRGYLDKALRDHGIDVETIHDWSDVTFGGRAPEPGEEHLDELRAAVTEKGLTLGLATDGDGDRFGVIDSNGAFITPNQLIALLTDYLVESRGWTLGVARSVATTHMVDRVANARGIRLYETPVGFKFIGELINKDEIVLGGEESAGLSIRGHYPEKDGILACLLAAEAVAARGASLTEQLDELYAKVGKLESGRIGVKLTPEVAGKLKEKLAEEPTEIGGRRIEKINRIDGVKFLFANDAWMLMRPSGTEPLVRIYAESETKDDLEDLLEQGRKYLLG
- a CDS encoding RHS repeat protein gives rise to the protein MTLTFGGVLAAELQQLVNGTWYDEAWMYQDGTRTYGNYGHNYTATFRTRNWNGCGVSSGWVTASATTLDIGQPWIKVYPGPGNSVYVQTGAVADVNSTLYWSSNNGVSFDYHSTWYNGSLPPPVEVPLVPNQTYFFYAQIDPGGDDGIRYTPIKGVRLSADQDYGICDLTVAPSQVGKPVNVINGNMFLEQTDFRLPGIGEEIAINRSYNSLVQFGGMFGLGWSTKYDVSLTVIDARNLRLAAADGRAIYFARVGLSDPFSGITPGFPGSFIANGDGTYTLTFPDGRSKKFGTNGKLLWEKDRNGNQTTLNYDRNGILTGVADSFGRTLTITISNGLVSQISDSLGTIATYAYYPATNLLQTVTYQDGSKFEFEYDSTSAPGKTLLKTVNDASNNILETHLYDSQGRATTSEVHGTHEKYTLDYSNSAFTSVTDGLGRITKYHFDRTAARNVVKKIEGLCGCGGGGTEATEYFYDAELNLVKKVDALSRETLYTYDISRNLLSLEEKIGQTSLGTETFTYNAFRQPLTHTDRMNGVTTNTYDANGNLLTTKDPLNNVTTLDYPTTNNRGLPTQIKDARNNITKFKWFANSGLLEEIEDPYGKKTNFTYDARGRTNTITNPLGHVTDYNYLDDAQRKVEMIYPNLDKVTYKYDIRRLLESITDERGKITNYEFDPQYRLKKITDPLGHTREFGYNSMSFMTSSKDGLGNITNYSPDDFDRLKEVEYPAPTVGAPRLKEKFEYDKVGRIKKVTDTANRDTVYTYDDTNRKITITNAELESTELKYNARLQNIEVKDALNQVYTFTYDPLDRMLSQTRAGATMSFEYDAVGNRQKRTDYAGRVTHYEYDNLNRLKKIKYGDPVTPGTPVQEATYNYDDISRLISAINGSGTVSFVYDNRNRVTSTTDVFNRVVAYEYERTSTVNQKRLKLDGALYATYNYDNAERLANIVNASDSTTITFGYDNADRMTSRVYPNGVTTTYEYDDMSRLKRLKDVNASATLFDRQYQYNAANQISQITEPSLTRIFGYDNVNRLTSVSNGGSGESYTYDDVGNRTSSHLASSYGYQVGQFNQLISATTASQTLAYSYDANGNMTRKAEGSNLWQYTWDHDNRLTEAAARRTKVRYRYDALGRRVQRYTVANAENTKFTHDGQDVLVDDNFGTLTKYVNGEGIDNKLRATTGSTPSYFLADHLGSTNGLANSSGLLTASTGYDSFGNPTNTSFASRYQFTGREFDSAAKMQFSRARFYDPAIGRFISEDPIGLAAGDVNLYGYVWNDPLQYTDPSGQLAVLPVVYLVFEVCATGYDIYDFGSTLVDPNADWFDVGIGGGGLVLGAVAPGGGYGAVGKGVKRYGRRGSPATRDQLDAVRDQFLDANPSYRQVGGGRDRVTGADIPEEYIPNINGGRKGGSYPDLTFEGPDGSRIRFNTYDSNKSGFPTRREADGGDRLFDNSGGSPLVMIPKQKCAPCNK
- a CDS encoding radical SAM protein, producing MRPIKHFEKGLSYVAGAAFNAIRSVNKFKPNPSFTPKWADKPILKSWEKTKPTLGFPRTTDSLCPQCVIEAREEIISGKRDVSTLVNEKVGEIPAQIIERDGQVWMIKECPQHGKVEDMMAVDSKFLQHIESLFPGRDMDAHNDEGLHDHGSSSVKYGRGAVLTVDLTNRCNMMCDPCFMDANQVGFVHELSMEDVTEILDNAIQIKPRRQMSVQYSGGEPTLSPHFLDSIRYARKVGYNSVQAATNGIEFAKSKEFCREAAEAGLRFVYLQFDGIGNDANSHRQIGNLFDVKLRAINNLHEAGVDIILVTTLVNGINNDQVGSIIRFAMENPKKISFIAFQPVSFTGRDEHITEQRRLQQRYTLSHMAHDVKKQVGITEPTRDWFPLSLMGAFADFADVVHGPDTDFGQVSCGCHPNCGVGTAVMINKETNEMAPVPQFLNIQSLVKDMQHISDTNRGKWFSNIMMGLALLKNYDPYGSPSTFTLGAMWKKFDKSFGLSGKDYGKVDGSRTMADIEKRRQDPWNFLFIAGMWFQDLFNYDFRRTEMCIIPYGTQEGEISFCAYNTGIGWRNIIEHMHQNATVAEWYKEHGRHEVFARGKEVELASQEHSLKLNAVDLTRPNKPEMEGPKTAAEEMQMMRKLYNQMVLEKNQIKGENLVQIGGMKKKNKEKELAIAE